In Dyadobacter subterraneus, a single genomic region encodes these proteins:
- a CDS encoding SDR family oxidoreductase — translation MENIENKVIVITGASSGIGAATARKLIKLGAKVVLAARREHQLKLLVEELGENAMSVTTDVSKRPDLDNLVKKTIDRFGKIDVFWNNAGIMPISFFDEGKVEEWDRMIDINIKGVLYGINAVLPHMLERGEGHILATSSVGGIKTTPGIGVYSGTKFAVKAIMETLREEVAQTIKVTTIFPGATQSELGHDITSPKIKAAFGNLQNMPKMEEDAISNAVIYAISQPGNITVNEIVLRPLGQTR, via the coding sequence ATGGAAAATATTGAGAATAAAGTAATTGTCATTACCGGAGCAAGCAGCGGAATAGGCGCAGCAACCGCACGCAAACTAATTAAACTTGGAGCAAAAGTAGTTCTGGCAGCCAGAAGAGAGCATCAGTTAAAACTTTTGGTAGAAGAATTGGGCGAAAATGCGATGTCAGTGACAACGGACGTAAGCAAACGTCCGGACCTGGATAATCTTGTAAAGAAAACCATAGACAGATTTGGGAAGATTGATGTTTTTTGGAATAATGCAGGTATCATGCCGATTTCCTTTTTTGATGAGGGAAAAGTTGAGGAATGGGACCGAATGATTGATATCAATATTAAAGGCGTTTTGTACGGAATCAATGCAGTTTTGCCGCACATGCTTGAAAGAGGCGAAGGCCATATTCTTGCAACTTCGTCTGTTGGAGGCATTAAAACTACTCCTGGCATTGGTGTGTACAGCGGTACCAAGTTTGCAGTAAAAGCAATCATGGAAACCCTGCGGGAAGAAGTTGCTCAAACTATAAAGGTAACCACCATATTTCCGGGTGCAACGCAGTCAGAATTAGGTCATGATATTACTAGTCCAAAAATAAAAGCAGCTTTCGGAAATTTACAAAACATGCCAAAAATGGAAGAAGATGCTATTTCTAACGCTGTTATATATGCTATCAGTCAACCAGGAAATATCACTGTAAACGAAATCGTATTAAGACCACTCGGACAGACTAGGTAA
- a CDS encoding NAD(P)H-dependent flavin oxidoreductase: MWNQTRITELLGIKYPVLLGPMGGGFSTPELLSAVSNAGGLGSLGAYTLTPEQILQTNKIIKTQTDKPYNINLWVEDVDASLADYPVESLQKVTTLFKPYFDELGIPLPDLDPNIPSKFLKQVEVIFEIKPKVFSFIFGIPSKEILDECRRLGIKTVGAATTLDEALALEEADVDAIVAAGFEAGGHRSSFLKPASESLTGLFSLIQQLKGKIKKPVIAAGGIADGKGIAAALTLGADAVQLGTAFLVTDESNATPVHKARLFSDEAKYTVLSKSLTGRMGRMIRNRISEEVKYENAVLPFPLQTRLIGPLREAAIAQGKTDMINFWSGQNAVNLKHTKADELMRSLIAETEQIFNR, encoded by the coding sequence ATGTGGAACCAAACCAGAATCACAGAACTGTTAGGCATCAAATACCCTGTTTTATTAGGGCCAATGGGTGGTGGATTTTCAACGCCTGAACTTTTATCGGCCGTTTCAAATGCAGGCGGACTTGGAAGCCTTGGCGCTTATACACTCACGCCTGAACAGATACTGCAAACCAATAAAATCATAAAAACCCAGACCGATAAGCCTTATAATATCAATCTCTGGGTTGAGGATGTCGATGCGAGTTTAGCGGATTATCCGGTTGAAAGTCTTCAAAAAGTTACGACACTTTTCAAACCTTACTTTGATGAGCTTGGTATTCCGTTGCCGGATCTTGATCCCAATATCCCTTCCAAATTTCTAAAACAGGTTGAAGTCATATTTGAAATAAAGCCAAAAGTTTTCAGTTTCATCTTTGGGATTCCGTCAAAAGAAATTCTGGATGAATGCCGCAGACTGGGTATCAAAACAGTTGGCGCAGCGACAACGCTGGATGAAGCTCTGGCATTGGAGGAAGCAGATGTTGACGCCATCGTCGCAGCCGGATTTGAGGCTGGCGGGCATCGTTCTTCATTTTTAAAACCTGCTTCTGAATCTCTTACAGGCTTGTTTTCCCTTATTCAGCAATTAAAAGGTAAAATTAAAAAACCGGTGATTGCAGCAGGTGGAATTGCGGATGGAAAAGGAATTGCCGCTGCCTTGACCCTGGGCGCCGATGCAGTACAGCTTGGAACTGCATTTTTGGTAACGGACGAATCCAACGCAACACCTGTTCATAAAGCCAGGTTATTCTCTGATGAAGCGAAATACACAGTACTTTCCAAATCGTTGACAGGCAGAATGGGGAGAATGATCCGCAACCGGATTTCGGAAGAGGTAAAATATGAAAATGCTGTGCTGCCTTTTCCTTTGCAAACACGTTTAATCGGACCACTCAGAGAAGCTGCAATAGCGCAGGGAAAAACAGATATGATCAACTTCTGGTCGGGTCAAAATGCTGTTAATTTGAAACATACCAAAGCGGATGAATTAATGCGAAGTCTCATCGCGGAAACAGAGCAGATTTTTAATCGGTAA
- a CDS encoding SDR family NAD(P)-dependent oxidoreductase, which yields MSSQQVWFITGASKGIGLALTKLALSQGHKVVATSRNIEDFKTSITEHQNNFLPLKVDITSDSEVKNAIQQSIDKFGKLDVIVNNAGYSLVGSMEEMTNEEFRQTLDVNFFATANVIRHVMPHLRGQKSGHIINISSIAGYVGFANAASYNAAKFAVIGLSEALAQEVQPFGIKVTVVAPGQFRTNFMNKGSITYAKNKIPVYGLDKAEEMWTQFSGQQTGDPAKLVKILTEIVALENAPLRLLLGPDAYELLKEHRAKEMEEFQAWKDLTLSTDFD from the coding sequence ATGAGCAGCCAACAAGTATGGTTTATTACAGGAGCGTCGAAAGGAATCGGGCTGGCGCTGACCAAATTAGCATTATCCCAAGGTCATAAGGTAGTCGCTACTTCAAGAAACATTGAAGATTTTAAAACTTCTATTACGGAACATCAGAATAATTTTTTGCCATTGAAGGTAGATATTACTTCGGATTCAGAAGTCAAAAATGCTATTCAGCAAAGTATCGACAAATTTGGAAAATTAGACGTCATCGTTAATAATGCAGGTTATTCTTTGGTAGGCAGCATGGAGGAAATGACAAACGAAGAATTCAGACAAACTTTGGATGTCAATTTTTTCGCAACCGCAAATGTAATCCGACACGTCATGCCGCATTTGAGGGGACAAAAATCCGGGCACATTATCAATATTTCTTCCATTGCAGGTTATGTAGGTTTTGCCAATGCGGCAAGTTATAACGCGGCCAAGTTTGCTGTAATCGGACTTTCCGAAGCGCTGGCTCAGGAAGTTCAGCCTTTTGGAATTAAAGTGACGGTAGTTGCGCCCGGGCAGTTCAGAACCAATTTCATGAATAAGGGCTCTATTACTTATGCAAAAAATAAAATTCCTGTTTATGGTCTGGATAAGGCGGAAGAAATGTGGACCCAATTCAGCGGACAACAAACCGGAGATCCTGCCAAGTTGGTAAAAATTCTTACAGAAATTGTAGCTTTGGAAAATGCGCCATTGCGCCTGTTATTAGGTCCGGATGCCTATGAACTACTCAAAGAACATCGGGCTAAAGAAATGGAAGAATTTCAGGCGTGGAAAGATTTAACTTTATCGACAGATTTTGACTGA
- a CDS encoding helix-turn-helix domain-containing protein, whose translation MKKPEPYGIHIDVEAPLNEVVKHIYCIRTPVDFQTTSQHLSPNLEMMLVFNFGKALNFSFADDPFTGLQMDKVAVIGPLRKMLKYELLPETNLIVVVFNPQGFYRLMQLPMDEIGENDLIDPDELLQIEGFHALWELLANLPLLEEKIKLLKEYGRNFFQDPDPASSPLLKGMDYFQNTSIQPVRAIAMDSDLSERTIQLRFKKYLGYSPKELLRFLRFKKVINSILNLENQEVDWYGLIEEFGYHDQSHLIKDFHHYLGTTPHKFVREIVGKEFCVSREGKFYL comes from the coding sequence TTGAAAAAGCCAGAACCTTACGGAATTCATATTGATGTAGAAGCGCCACTGAATGAGGTGGTTAAGCACATATACTGCATTCGGACTCCTGTGGATTTTCAAACTACATCCCAGCATTTATCTCCAAATCTGGAAATGATGCTGGTTTTTAATTTTGGAAAAGCGTTAAACTTTTCTTTTGCTGACGATCCATTTACAGGTTTGCAAATGGATAAAGTTGCGGTGATCGGGCCGCTGAGGAAAATGCTTAAATATGAATTGCTGCCTGAAACAAATCTGATCGTAGTGGTTTTTAATCCGCAAGGTTTTTACAGATTAATGCAGCTTCCGATGGACGAAATAGGGGAGAATGATCTGATTGATCCGGATGAATTATTACAGATTGAAGGTTTTCACGCCCTCTGGGAGTTGTTGGCTAATCTGCCTTTATTGGAAGAAAAAATAAAATTACTGAAAGAATACGGACGCAATTTTTTTCAGGATCCTGATCCCGCCTCGTCTCCGTTGTTAAAAGGAATGGATTATTTCCAAAATACGTCAATTCAGCCTGTACGTGCCATAGCCATGGATTCGGATCTTTCTGAACGGACCATTCAGCTGCGTTTTAAAAAATACCTGGGTTATTCGCCAAAGGAACTGCTCCGGTTTTTACGTTTTAAAAAAGTGATAAACAGTATTTTAAATCTTGAAAATCAGGAGGTTGATTGGTATGGACTAATCGAAGAATTTGGCTATCACGACCAAAGTCATCTGATTAAAGATTTTCATCATTATCTGGGTACAACGCCGCATAAGTTTGTCAGGGAAATTGTCGGGAAGGAGTTTTGTGTGAGCCGGGAAGGTAAATTTTACCTCTGA
- a CDS encoding YegP family protein, whose translation MANFQVFKSNTKNQYYYLLKATGNSRLILSGEGFSSKQKCLDAIKYIRENAENDDFYERTSSYLNYIFVVKAADGSVIGKGEHYTIESARENSIEMIKSGLEKAVVQDFC comes from the coding sequence ATGGCGAATTTTCAGGTCTTTAAAAGCAACACAAAAAACCAGTATTATTATCTTTTAAAGGCAACCGGAAATTCCCGGTTAATTCTCTCCGGTGAAGGATTTTCTTCTAAACAAAAATGCCTGGATGCCATAAAATATATCCGTGAGAATGCGGAGAATGATGATTTCTACGAAAGAACAAGCAGTTATCTAAATTACATTTTCGTGGTAAAAGCAGCTGATGGAAGCGTGATTGGTAAAGGCGAACATTATACGATTGAAAGCGCAAGAGAAAATAGCATCGAAATGATTAAAAGCGGTTTGGAAAAAGCAGTTGTTCAGGATTTCTGTTGA
- a CDS encoding nuclear transport factor 2 family protein, with amino-acid sequence MNTYNDNATAISAVLSDYFRGVFNGDVTLLEHIFHPQALVSGDINGQEYFKTLEQYLNGVKNRKSPHTLGETFRMEILSIEIINAIAVAKVHLPMFEFNYYDLLSLSKVGGQWVIVNKLLTNVNL; translated from the coding sequence ATGAATACTTATAACGATAATGCAACGGCCATTTCAGCCGTTTTATCCGATTATTTTAGAGGTGTTTTTAATGGAGATGTAACGCTGTTAGAACATATTTTTCATCCACAGGCATTGGTTAGCGGGGACATTAACGGGCAGGAATATTTCAAAACACTGGAACAATATCTGAATGGTGTGAAAAACAGAAAAAGTCCTCACACTCTGGGAGAAACGTTCAGAATGGAAATATTATCGATAGAAATTATCAATGCAATTGCGGTTGCTAAGGTACATCTTCCTATGTTTGAATTTAATTATTATGACCTTCTCAGCCTTAGTAAGGTCGGAGGGCAGTGGGTTATTGTCAACAAATTATTAACCAATGTGAACCTGTAA
- a CDS encoding phosphotransferase: METSFLPTTIPAAKLKAVEMALLETFGDINLTDVTPLKGGLSGSLVFKIAMDDQSYILKIAMDESPVLDDNSFNCLEIASQAGVAPAIFYIDRREGISITAFITNVPLRAVFNSPDSLLPELAKTIRQIHQMPLFEKENNLLLTVDTLVTNFRNSGMLAGPEVNESLHYFDMIRKHYPWHEGDNVSSHNDLNPSNITSDGEKIWVIDWDMASQSDRYVDLAIVANFFVHTDEDERLFLENYFGSAPDEYKKARFFLMRQTCRIIYAALMFKLADKLKPAGEEHNADMQVPDLKEIGERMRAGTMQLSSYEGQLIYGKAMINEALKKMQSPRFNKSLKDMEQAG; the protein is encoded by the coding sequence ATGGAAACTTCATTTTTACCAACAACAATACCAGCTGCAAAATTGAAAGCAGTAGAAATGGCATTGCTGGAAACATTTGGTGATATAAATCTTACTGACGTTACTCCGCTTAAAGGCGGACTTTCCGGTTCCCTGGTTTTCAAGATTGCCATGGATGACCAGAGTTATATTTTAAAAATCGCTATGGATGAAAGTCCGGTTTTAGATGACAATTCATTCAATTGTCTGGAAATTGCTTCTCAGGCTGGTGTGGCGCCGGCTATTTTTTATATTGATAGGAGGGAAGGGATATCCATCACAGCATTTATCACGAACGTGCCTTTACGTGCCGTTTTTAATTCACCGGATTCATTGTTGCCTGAGCTTGCAAAAACGATCAGGCAAATACATCAAATGCCACTTTTTGAAAAGGAAAATAATTTACTGCTGACAGTTGATACACTTGTTACCAATTTTAGAAATTCAGGAATGCTGGCAGGGCCGGAAGTGAACGAAAGTTTGCATTATTTTGATATGATCCGGAAACATTATCCCTGGCATGAAGGTGATAATGTTTCCAGTCATAATGATTTAAATCCAAGTAACATTACCAGTGATGGAGAAAAAATCTGGGTTATAGATTGGGACATGGCGTCTCAAAGTGACCGTTATGTTGACCTTGCCATCGTCGCAAATTTTTTCGTGCATACGGATGAAGATGAAAGACTTTTCCTGGAAAATTACTTTGGTTCCGCTCCGGATGAATATAAAAAAGCCAGATTTTTTTTGATGCGACAAACTTGCCGGATTATATATGCCGCACTGATGTTTAAACTGGCGGATAAATTGAAACCAGCCGGAGAGGAGCATAACGCTGACATGCAGGTTCCCGATCTAAAAGAGATAGGCGAGCGGATGCGTGCAGGTACTATGCAATTATCATCGTATGAAGGTCAGTTGATTTATGGAAAAGCAATGATAAACGAAGCATTGAAAAAAATGCAATCTCCGCGATTCAATAAATCGCTAAAAGATATGGAACAGGCTGGTTAA
- a CDS encoding tautomerase family protein — MPYIKIDVTREGVTREQKQKLIAGVTDLITEVLDKDPKLTHVVIQEIELDDWGYAGEQVSVLREKGITAKKQ, encoded by the coding sequence ATGCCATACATAAAAATAGACGTAACCCGTGAAGGTGTTACCCGCGAGCAAAAGCAAAAACTAATTGCAGGAGTTACTGATTTGATCACAGAAGTACTGGATAAAGATCCAAAATTAACACATGTGGTGATTCAGGAAATTGAGCTGGACGATTGGGGTTATGCAGGAGAGCAGGTATCTGTGCTGCGTGAAAAAGGAATAACAGCTAAAAAGCAGTAG
- a CDS encoding Crp/Fnr family transcriptional regulator: MEAKEILKQHIAKTATLTDEQFEYLFSFFKPQSYKKGQVIISQGQKVDHEYFVVSGCLKAFFINDEVKMYILQFAMPTWWTSDYGALYNQTKATINVDCISDSEVLCLSNQDREKICNELHQAEHFFRWRTNKGYLASQKRLLSFMNNDTRARYEELLALYPHLYNLVPKHLIAAYLGVSRETLSRLYNSHK, from the coding sequence ATGGAAGCGAAGGAAATATTAAAACAACACATCGCCAAAACAGCAACCCTGACAGACGAGCAGTTCGAATATCTTTTTTCTTTTTTCAAACCTCAATCCTATAAAAAAGGCCAGGTAATCATCAGTCAGGGACAAAAAGTGGATCATGAATATTTCGTGGTTTCAGGTTGTTTAAAGGCATTTTTTATAAACGATGAAGTAAAAATGTATATTCTCCAGTTTGCCATGCCAACCTGGTGGACTTCGGATTATGGCGCGTTGTATAATCAGACAAAAGCGACCATCAATGTTGATTGTATTTCGGATTCGGAGGTACTTTGTCTCTCCAATCAGGACCGGGAAAAAATTTGTAATGAACTGCATCAGGCTGAGCATTTTTTTCGCTGGCGGACAAATAAAGGCTATCTGGCCTCACAAAAAAGGTTATTGTCTTTTATGAATAATGATACCCGCGCACGCTATGAAGAACTGCTGGCTTTGTATCCGCACCTTTACAATCTGGTACCAAAACATCTGATAGCGGCTTATCTGGGCGTGTCCCGGGAAACGCTTAGCCGACTTTATAATTCCCACAAATAA
- a CDS encoding type I glyceraldehyde-3-phosphate dehydrogenase yields MANIALYGFGRIGRQFLRIALENKLFVPVSVSDIHDVGILASLFSVDTNYGRFGEKVSHEGDDLLIGDKRIKYVNSKAEVPDWKALGVDIVVDCTGRATTRAGAQAHIDRGAKYVLISAASKSLQDCDAVLLKGINLDTFDPSNHKIISMGSCTTNALAAAVKVILDNFGIKYGLFSTVHSYTNTQSLTDQPMKDRRDSWAAAENIIPSASGAARALQFIWKDLQITGKAYRVPTRTGSIAELNLVTEKECTAEQVNEAFRKAATEGSLKGVLDVLEEEWTSARIVGDPHSSIIDLPLTVKQGELLSIAAWYDNEWGFTCRLAEVAQFISQKI; encoded by the coding sequence ATGGCAAACATTGCACTGTATGGCTTTGGCCGCATCGGCCGCCAATTCCTCCGCATCGCTCTTGAAAACAAACTTTTTGTTCCTGTTTCTGTTTCCGATATTCATGACGTCGGGATTCTGGCCTCGCTTTTCAGCGTAGATACAAATTATGGAAGGTTTGGCGAGAAAGTTTCACATGAAGGAGATGATCTTTTGATTGGCGACAAAAGAATTAAATATGTAAATTCCAAAGCGGAAGTTCCTGACTGGAAAGCACTTGGCGTGGACATTGTAGTAGATTGCACAGGCCGGGCCACCACAAGAGCTGGTGCTCAGGCGCATATAGACCGCGGCGCGAAATATGTATTGATCAGTGCAGCAAGCAAATCGCTGCAAGATTGTGACGCAGTTCTTTTAAAAGGTATTAATCTGGATACTTTTGATCCGTCAAATCACAAAATCATCAGCATGGGCAGTTGTACAACCAACGCTCTTGCGGCCGCAGTGAAAGTTATTCTTGACAATTTCGGTATCAAATATGGTTTGTTCTCAACCGTTCATTCCTATACGAATACGCAATCACTGACCGATCAGCCAATGAAAGATCGTCGTGATTCATGGGCGGCAGCAGAAAATATTATCCCTTCTGCATCCGGGGCGGCGCGGGCACTTCAATTCATCTGGAAGGACTTGCAAATCACCGGAAAGGCATACCGCGTTCCGACCCGCACGGGAAGTATTGCAGAACTTAACCTGGTAACAGAGAAAGAATGTACGGCTGAACAGGTTAACGAAGCTTTCCGTAAAGCCGCAACCGAAGGCTCATTAAAAGGAGTACTTGATGTATTGGAAGAAGAATGGACCTCCGCACGCATTGTTGGCGATCCGCATTCATCGATCATTGATTTACCGCTTACCGTAAAACAGGGCGAACTACTTTCAATCGCTGCCTGGTATGACAACGAGTGGGGATTCACTTGCAGACTTGCCGAAGTAGCGCAATTTATATCACAAAAAATTTAA
- a CDS encoding SDR family oxidoreductase, giving the protein MSQSTSASILITGATGNIGKELTKHLASKGIPFRAMVRSMDNLQDFEGLNFSGAEVISGDFNNPESLQNALKGIEKAFLLTNSSEQAEQQQATFVNLAADARVKHIVKLSQWAADINSPVRFLRYHAVIENLIKESGMAYTFLRPNLFMQGLLGFRETIIKQNQFFGAIGNAKISIVDTRDIAAVAGEVLSSPGHEGKIYNLTGPESLTHHEMAEKLSATLGRKIEFIDITPKALKQTLLHVGFPEWQAEGLVEDYAHYKLGEASEVKFGVREAIGNEAKSFDYFVKDYASMFSA; this is encoded by the coding sequence ATGTCACAATCCACATCAGCCAGTATTCTTATCACAGGCGCCACAGGAAATATCGGAAAAGAGCTCACAAAACATTTAGCTTCAAAAGGAATTCCGTTCAGGGCGATGGTACGTTCGATGGATAACTTGCAAGATTTTGAAGGCTTAAATTTCTCCGGTGCAGAAGTTATTTCAGGAGATTTTAACAATCCAGAATCGTTGCAAAATGCGTTAAAAGGAATAGAAAAGGCATTTTTACTGACAAATTCCTCCGAACAGGCTGAACAGCAACAAGCCACGTTTGTCAATTTAGCCGCCGATGCCCGTGTAAAACACATTGTAAAACTTTCGCAGTGGGCTGCGGATATTAATTCTCCCGTCCGCTTTTTGAGATACCATGCTGTCATTGAAAATCTGATCAAAGAATCCGGAATGGCTTACACATTTTTAAGACCAAATTTATTTATGCAGGGACTTCTGGGTTTTCGTGAAACCATCATCAAACAAAATCAGTTTTTCGGAGCAATAGGTAATGCAAAAATCAGCATTGTCGATACCCGCGATATCGCAGCTGTGGCCGGAGAAGTTTTATCTTCGCCTGGTCATGAAGGTAAAATCTACAATCTTACCGGACCTGAATCGCTGACGCATCATGAAATGGCGGAAAAACTTTCAGCCACGCTTGGCCGAAAAATTGAGTTTATTGATATCACCCCAAAAGCTTTAAAACAAACACTTTTACATGTTGGCTTTCCTGAATGGCAAGCCGAAGGACTGGTTGAAGATTATGCACATTACAAACTTGGCGAAGCTTCGGAAGTGAAGTTTGGCGTCCGGGAAGCCATTGGAAACGAAGCAAAAAGTTTTGATTATTTTGTAAAAGATTATGCTTCTATGTTTTCAGCCTGA
- a CDS encoding class I SAM-dependent methyltransferase, which translates to MSELNENDVWTSRWNDRYSNEEFAYGETPNNYLNEQLVKLPVGKILFPAEGEGRNAVFAAKSGWAVSAFDISIEGKNKALKLAEKNEVNIDYQVGELQNLNLETGYFDVIALIYAHFPADIKSLYHKTFDKYLKQGGSIIFEAFSKKHIDYIAANPKVGGPKDIESLFSMEEIKSDFANYEIIELTETEIQLNEGIFHNGKGSVIRFVGRKK; encoded by the coding sequence ATGAGTGAATTAAATGAAAATGACGTCTGGACTTCCCGGTGGAACGACAGATATAGTAATGAGGAATTTGCATATGGCGAAACGCCAAACAATTATTTAAATGAACAATTAGTCAAATTACCCGTTGGGAAAATACTTTTCCCGGCAGAAGGTGAAGGACGAAATGCAGTTTTCGCTGCTAAATCCGGTTGGGCAGTTTCAGCATTTGATATTAGCATTGAAGGTAAAAACAAGGCACTCAAACTGGCCGAAAAAAATGAAGTAAATATTGATTATCAGGTTGGGGAGCTGCAAAATCTAAATCTTGAAACCGGATACTTTGATGTAATTGCACTAATTTATGCGCACTTTCCGGCCGACATTAAATCCCTTTACCACAAAACATTTGACAAATATCTGAAACAAGGAGGAAGCATTATTTTTGAAGCTTTCAGCAAAAAACACATTGACTATATCGCGGCAAACCCAAAAGTGGGGGGACCGAAAGACATTGAAAGTTTGTTCTCAATGGAAGAAATAAAATCTGATTTTGCAAATTATGAGATTATTGAATTAACAGAGACGGAGATTCAATTGAATGAAGGAATTTTTCACAATGGCAAAGGCTCAGTGATCAGATTTGTCGGGCGAAAAAAATAA
- a CDS encoding MarR family winged helix-turn-helix transcriptional regulator, protein MSNINNSLTVLMNLAKIQAIVSRRFDRLNMHGIGFTDFMILYFLNQSAGQSMRRIDLAEKAGITASGITRILLPLEKIGLVSRELNERDARVSYVLLTEAGKQLFNEASETANALAAEIIPAEKLINNVALAELLIQLGGNIN, encoded by the coding sequence ATGTCAAACATTAATAATTCGCTCACGGTTTTGATGAATCTGGCGAAAATCCAAGCCATTGTTTCACGGCGTTTTGATCGTTTGAATATGCATGGAATAGGGTTTACGGATTTTATGATTTTGTACTTCTTAAACCAGTCGGCCGGACAAAGTATGCGCCGTATCGATCTGGCAGAAAAAGCGGGAATAACTGCCTCGGGTATAACCAGGATACTTTTGCCTTTGGAAAAAATCGGACTTGTGAGCAGGGAACTTAACGAGAGGGATGCGCGGGTAAGCTATGTATTACTAACGGAAGCGGGAAAACAGCTGTTTAATGAAGCAAGCGAAACCGCTAATGCATTGGCAGCCGAGATAATACCTGCTGAAAAATTAATAAATAACGTGGCGTTGGCCGAATTACTGATACAATTAGGAGGCAATATTAATTGA
- a CDS encoding YceI family protein — METKKFEVVSAESSIDWTGKKVTGAHNGTIAIKEGTLDLTDGKLSGGHFVIDTRSIIILDVTDSATNTQFADHLFSEDFFATENFPEAFFAVTDSAFISETNYQITGNLTIKGITHPVVFRAVVNITDGKITASGKIIVDRTKYEMKFRSGNFVTNLGDTLIYNEFELDVKLVATL; from the coding sequence ATGGAAACTAAAAAATTTGAAGTTGTAAGCGCTGAAAGCAGCATTGACTGGACTGGAAAAAAAGTAACCGGAGCGCATAATGGCACAATCGCCATAAAAGAAGGAACGCTTGATCTGACAGACGGAAAGCTGAGCGGTGGACATTTTGTAATTGATACCAGGTCGATCATCATACTGGACGTCACAGATTCTGCAACGAACACACAGTTTGCCGACCATCTTTTCTCAGAAGATTTCTTCGCCACAGAAAATTTTCCCGAGGCATTTTTCGCTGTAACTGATTCAGCATTTATCAGCGAGACGAATTATCAGATTACTGGAAATTTAACCATTAAAGGAATCACTCACCCAGTCGTTTTTCGGGCTGTTGTAAATATTACGGATGGCAAAATTACTGCATCTGGTAAAATCATTGTAGACCGCACGAAATACGAAATGAAATTCCGCTCCGGAAATTTCGTCACCAATCTGGGAGATACGCTGATCTATAATGAGTTTGAACTGGATGTAAAATTAGTTGCCACTCTTTAA
- a CDS encoding SDR family NAD(P)-dependent oxidoreductase, producing MKTQTIIVTGASTGIGKAIAGLFLEKGYNVVINAANEDNLNATFSELGHHDRLVKVAGDISKTSTGQQLIDAAVSHFGSVDVLVNNAGIFEPKGFLEVDETYLDRFLSINLKGTFFTSQAAIRQMLKQGEGSIINIGTVLVDHAIGGFPATAPISSKGGIHALTRQLAAEFGKNNILVNGIAPGIIRSPLQAKTGISNADSLAGLHLLNRIGDTKDVAELALYLAESNFVTGEIINLDGGHVSGHHIA from the coding sequence ATGAAAACACAAACAATAATTGTAACAGGCGCTTCAACCGGTATTGGTAAAGCAATCGCTGGTTTATTTTTGGAAAAAGGATATAACGTTGTGATAAACGCTGCAAACGAGGATAATTTAAATGCAACGTTTAGTGAGTTAGGTCACCACGACCGGCTTGTAAAAGTCGCTGGTGACATTAGTAAAACGTCAACCGGTCAGCAGCTTATTGATGCGGCTGTTAGTCATTTTGGATCGGTGGACGTGCTGGTAAATAATGCGGGAATTTTCGAACCAAAGGGATTTTTAGAAGTGGATGAAACTTATCTCGACCGGTTTTTAAGTATCAATCTAAAAGGGACGTTTTTTACCAGTCAGGCCGCAATCAGACAAATGCTTAAGCAAGGCGAGGGTTCCATTATCAACATCGGAACTGTTTTGGTTGATCACGCCATTGGAGGTTTTCCGGCTACGGCTCCAATTTCCAGCAAAGGCGGAATTCATGCTTTGACCAGACAGCTGGCTGCTGAATTTGGAAAAAATAATATCCTTGTCAATGGCATTGCACCGGGTATTATCAGAAGTCCTTTACAGGCGAAAACTGGCATAAGTAATGCCGACAGTCTTGCAGGTCTGCACTTGCTTAATCGAATTGGTGATACGAAGGATGTTGCGGAACTGGCACTTTATCTGGCAGAAAGCAACTTTGTTACCGGTGAAATAATCAATCTGGATGGGGGACACGTCTCAGGTCATCATATTGCTTAA